GGTCCAGCGTTTCAAAAACAAAAATTGCAGAGCCTTCTCCCATTACAAAACCGTCCCGGTTTTTATCAAAAGGCCGTGAAGCTTTTTCGGGAGCATCATTCCTTTCGGAAAGAGCTTTAACATTGCAAAAACCGGCAAGGCTCAAAGGAGTTATTGGCGCTTCAGAGCCTCCCGTAATAGCTATGTCGGCATCGCCATATCGCAATAACCTCAAAACATCTCCCATAGCGTTATTTGCTGATGCGCAAGCGCTCGTAACCGCATAATTGGGACCGGTAAAACCGAATTTAATAGCTATTTCTCCCGGTAGCATATTAGTTATCATCATCGGAATAAAGAAAGGGCTTACCCTTCTTGGCCCTTTTTGCAGTAAATTCTTCTGTTCTTCTTCCATAACTTCTATGCCTCCGATACCTATGCCCGCAATAACACATACCCTGGACCGATCAATTCTTGTAAGATCCAACCCTGAATCTTCAACAGCCATTTTAGCTGCGGCTACGCCAAGCTGAGTAAAACGCGCCATGTGCCTGGCTTTTTTTCTTTCAATCCCGAAATTTTCAGGATTGAAATCTTTTATTGTTGCAGCTATTTTGGTCGGATGAGCACTGACATCAAATGAAGTTATTAAACTTACTCCGGATTTTCCTTTGCGCAAGTTCTCAGAAAAAACTTCTTTTCCTATTCCAATAGGCGATACTACACCCATTCCGGTAATAACAATTCTTTTTTTCATAGAAATTTG
This window of the Elusimicrobiota bacterium genome carries:
- the fabF gene encoding beta-ketoacyl-ACP synthase II yields the protein MKKRIVITGMGVVSPIGIGKEVFSENLRKGKSGVSLITSFDVSAHPTKIAATIKDFNPENFGIERKKARHMARFTQLGVAAAKMAVEDSGLDLTRIDRSRVCVIAGIGIGGIEVMEEEQKNLLQKGPRRVSPFFIPMMITNMLPGEIAIKFGFTGPNYAVTSACASANNAMGDVLRLLRYGDADIAITGGSEAPITPLSLAGFCNVKALSERNDAPEKASRPFDKNRDGFVMGEGSAIFVFETLDHAKKRGAKIYAEIAGYGASDDAYHVTAPDPEGKAAIQAVKMCLEDAEIKPEQIDYINAHGTSTSLNDKTETLVIKKVFGERSYKIPISSTKSILGHLLGAAGAIELAATLVCMEKGFIHPTINYETPDPECDLDYVPNVARQAKINFALSNSLGFGGHNSTIAIKRYVE